The following nucleotide sequence is from Strigops habroptila isolate Jane chromosome Z, bStrHab1.2.pri, whole genome shotgun sequence.
ACAGTCTCAACTCTCTTCTTCACATAAACCAATGAGATATTACACAGTGTAACTCAGTATGACTGAAATGATATCCTTCATCCAATTAATTCCAAAATGGTACCATATACtataaatggaataaaatattgAAGGAACTACTGAAGGAATAATGCATGAGATAAACTACTTGTTAAATATCATAATCTGACACCTTTTCCTGTGCATGGGTAACACTAACTGCTCAACATGAAGTCAGACAGGAAAGGACTTTCCTGTGTAAATTCTATTTTAAGTGTATCTAATATTCAAAAACAAGTAATAGCAAACTATACCCACAGACTAAAATGAAAGCTCAACAACTAGACTATTTAACaacaaatgttaaaatatgtgccacaaaactgaaatgaaacaaaaaccaacctaTTGTGATTAGACTGCAGAGGCAACAAAATCTTGAGATGTTGGGtggagaagaaattcagagcagccctgtggagaaggacttggggatgttggttgatgaaaaacttaacatgagctggcagtgtgcgcttgcagcccagaaagccaaatgtaccctgggctgcaccaaaggaagtgtgaccagcaggtcgaaggaggtgatcctgcccctctactctgctctcgtgagacctcacttggagtactgcgtacagttctggtgtcctcaacataaaaaggacatggagctgttggagcaattccagaggagggccacgaggaggataaagagggctagagcacctcccatatgaagacaggctgagaaagttggggctgttcagcctggagaagagaaggctgtgtggagacctcatagcagccttccagtatctgaaagaggcctataaggatgctggggagggactcttcattagggactgtaatggtaggacaaCGGGTAATGAGTGCACATTTAAACAGGggagtttagattagatataaggaaaaagtttttTAGTGTGacggtggtgaggcactggaacaggttgcccaagtaagttgtaaatgctccatccctggccaggttggacagagccttggaagacatggtttagtgcgaggtgtccctgtccatggcaggggggttggaactacatgatcttaaggtcctttacaacccttactattctatgattctatgattgcacTCTTACTTTGTCAGGTTTACCAGGTAACCAACTTTACCAGGTTAACTAACACATACCTGTTCTTCCATTTTTGTAAGGCTGGTCTTTcgtatttctaaaaataaaaagagaatttagGATTTTTCAATAGACTTGTAAGATGACAAACACCTGTGACTAAAGAATTGCCATCACCAAAACACTAATGTAATAACTTTTCAAGCATAATGTGCAAAACCTCTTATATATTGATTCCTCTTTGTTaataaagagcaaaaatagaagtatttacTGCAGGTCTCTTTAGGAATCCTATGTATATGTCAGTGCTAATgtgaatatgaaaaatacatgccAAGAAAGCACAAGACGACTGCAGAATAGTTTATATGAAAATGTTCTAAACTGTAATTGGCTAAAATCCTCTTTGGTAAGGGCTACTAAAAATCACAACAATCTATATTactgggaaggagggagggaatgCAGAACTTAACAATGGGAAAAGGTTTACCTTCTCTTTTGAGATTTCTGATTAGAGGCAGACAAAGAACTGCAGAACACTGATTCtagcttgcttgcttttgcatgtgcctttccttcttccacGATCAAATCTTGCTCTGCCCTAGGCgctgtgttgttttctttcttcactgtgTTCTTCTGAAGTCTAtcctctgcttttgctgagGGAAGATCAGAAACTGCTgctatctttttctttctttttactttgccAATGAAGAAATCGTCATTGCTGTCACTGTCAGAATCTGATGACTGGTTATAAAACCTCTCTTCAGTACTATCATCAAAGTATTCCTCTTCATTAGGATGTTCCTGGTCTCTAtcatcattaatttttattgcatttaatttgttcgagcttgtattttctttccttgtttgaTAGCCaaatttccttcctgctttatTCTGGCCGACTGCTTGCGTTTCTACCGCCTGAAATGAAGATTCTTCTGGAACATATGCTCTCTCCATTTTTACAATTTTCTGTTCAGATTCACTCTCACAAGGTTCTTCAGCCACCCCATCAGTTTCTATCTTCatactatttttcattttgtgttcaCACCTTTGCTGTTTTTGAGCTAGTTTAAGAGCCTGCTCATCCAAATTGCTATTGAAATGTTGCGCTGATTTAGGCTCTTCTTCTGACATAGTCTTTTTCAAAGGAGTGGCTTTGTCTGGGTCCTTTCTTGCATCCTTAAAAGCTTTTACAGCAGCTATACaagggacagaagaaaaatcttttgttgCAGCTACATGagtttacattattttaatataataaaatgcttttgcaagTTAAATATGTTGTATTACATATACAGATTTGGAATGTCCTTAGTAACTATTTACTGAACACATGGGACAAGAAATACCTTAGAGtgaagctgtgccaggggaggtttagactggatattaggaacaatttcttcaccaggagggtgatcaggcattggaacaggctgcccagggcagtggtggagtcaccgtccctgtaagtgttcacaaactgtgtagacgaggcccttagtgacatgttttagtggtggacttggcagtcctgggataaagattggacttgatgatcttaaaggtcttttccaacctagttggttctatgattctaaagaTATTCCAGATACAGGGTCAAGAAAAGTCAGGAAGCAAACAGGAAATTATCTGCAACTGAATACACTGTTAAACTTGGGTTTAACTGTGAACTCCTCCACCAGCAAATAATCTGCAGCTGATAATCATGTTTATTTAGGGTGCTTCTTTGCATGTAAAAACTGCAAATAGTAAATAAATTGCCCAGatataattaaatttaaatggGTATTTGACATGTTGTGTTAACAAAGTAACTTTGTGACATTATTACTTGTACCTGACCCTTTTAAACATAGATTTTAGTTGGAAAAAATGAGTTTAAAGAGAATAGGAGATAACCTAAAGAACCAGAAAGATTCCCTAAGGATTCTGGGGACAGTTTCCAGGGAAGTTTAAGGAAGTCACTGCAAAACCTTTTAGCTGCTTTTGGGAACTCAGCTGTAATgctccttttgcctttttataggCATGTTATTGTGCTCACTGCCAGTTTAGTCTTATTTAATTTAGAGATACTCCATTATATCCATTcaatttttagaatttttttagtTCCCATTATAAGCCCTGTTTATAAGGTCTAATACCCTTAAACGTCATACAGCATACCATCATgaataaatccattttaatCAATATAAATGACTACAAGCTTGTGACATCTGGTTCACTGCAGCTAGTTATGATATGCTGCATATGGTAATTACTGGAGAGGttattcacttttctttttataccGGTTGTTCATGTCAGGAATATACAGGAACAAGGTAATGCACCAGTAAGCTACTGAAGTCATAAGCAAGTAATATAGTATTTCATACCTTTAAGTTCAACAAATCTGGGTTTCAAGGTGGGGTGTGTTGCAAGTCTTGCAATGGCTCGCTCTGTTGCAGTACAGTTTGGCTTTACGAAATGAATTCAAAGGCACAAAGTCAATAGAACGGTGGATACTTATACAGGTCTGTATCAGTTATGCTACAATACATACTAATGTGATTCTGGACTATTAACAAGACGAAAGGCTTATGACACTGtaatatttgaatatttctttttttcattttaagtgagGAAAAATGGGACTGCTCAAATATTGGCAGAAAGGTAACACACATGTAAACTTGTTATTTCTCAGGTACTGAATAGAAGtaacatgatttttattttaaaagcataacaGACATCTTTCAGAGCTAACACACTGATTTTACATTCACCGTTTTTTACACATGCAAAGCCAATTCATGAACCCACTGAATAAAGAACATAAAGAAGACATTCTGCACGAAAGAATACAAGCAGCTTGCAAGAAGTGCAGTATGAATACAATGAAAGTAGACAAAATGACATAGCAGGTACTGAAGAAATATACACTAAATGTGTTTTAGAGGCAATGTCTAACCTGATCTTTAAGACAAACAATCCTCAATTTGATGTGGTAGAATACCAAAACTTTTTAGACTAAGTCAAAGAACAAGTATGATCTTCATGCtttaatctgaagaaaaaggagaaaagtaggAATTGCTTCCATGTCTGACTTTTCCTCTTATATATTAGAAGTCACATTATGGTATGGCACATTACGAAAGCTACCTCCTTTTCACGTTAGTGTCATCACTCTGcttaaagaacaaaatgagaGGTATCTAAGACTTTTCCAAAGACAGCTATGTTGTCTTTTCttgaagggaggaagaggaggtgtaACAGGTTTGTAAAACACAAACTTAGCAGGAAGATTTCTTTAAGCCTCCAGTGGTATTCtctgggagagaggaaaaagacacaccttcctctcttccttctaCCGGTACCATAATGGATATATTTCTAAATTGTTGCTACTTGTGATTTGAGATATATGCTACAGTAAGTACCACAACAGAGGCCACATGAACCAACAGAGGATGAGCCTCGTGAAGAACTGGGTAAGCCCCCCACGACCCAACCTGAGCTGATTTTGGTGCCCAACAACTCAGCACAGCACGGTGcctctcctgctctcagcaAACTCTGCACATAATGGAGCCCAAGTCACAGGTATGTAAACGGCAGGGaataaaggatggagatttTACAGGCTCTGCCCAGGGATGGAGATAACTTTCTCCGTAATGGTCAAGATGatgctgtgctttggatttgtgactAAAGCATTTTAGAGTTGATAATGTAGAGAAATGAAGGATATTGATCAACTTAGCATGACTGACTTTGCATAAGTAGCTATATGTGCTCAAGCCTTAGGCTGCAGGCTGTAAACTTTCACCTAGGTATGTTGAACTTTAACCTAGTTAAGTAAAAGGAGGTGCCAGAGCTGGTTCATGATGGAATATAAGGAAGTGAGGAAGGCCACTACACTTGTCAGCTGAAGGTACAATCTTCAAGAGGGGACccacagaggagcaggaagacCCCAGACCTTAATATTAGCTCTGGCTGGAACTGTCACAAGAGGGTGGGTAATTTAGATTATAAGGGTATAATTGCCCTTacatggttttctttgtttggggtGACTCTATGGAGGCACCCAGCTCGAGCTGTTTCTTAGCGCTGTAGCGAAAAACTGATTAATCAGAGTCTACTTGAGACTCTGCTCAGGGACTCCTAGTGTTGAgctgaagagggaaaaacatgcattgagtgtgtgtatgtgtgtgtctctgGAGTCAACACGGAGCACCCACTGGTTCACTAGAGCCACCCACCACAAAGGGACTACGAGTCCTAATGGTTAAAGTCTCAGGTGGTATGAATGTGACTCCCTGATTGAGTGTGTGACGAGTCCTTTTTCCCTAACATGTAACTTACCAatattttagttactgctgagtATTGCTTGCACAACACCAAGGccttctttgtttctcactctgCCCTCCCAACATGCAGCCAGGGGAAAGGAAACACACCTGGGACAGCTGATCTGAACTGACCAAAAGGATATTCCATTTCGTATCaagtcatgctcagcaataaaagttcaaggaaaggaaaaggaaatggggCATGTTTGTGGTTAcggcatttgtcttcccaagtaactgttacgGGAAACGAAGCCCTGCTTTCTGGGATGCGGCTAAACATCTAGCCGCTGATGGGATGtagtgaattaattccttattCTCCTTTGCTTGCACATGCAGTTTTGCTTCACTTATTGAACTGTGTTTATCTCAAGCTACAAGTTTTCTGACTTTTGCTCTTCCGATGCTATCCCCATCCTGTAGGGGTggggtgagtgagcagctgctgctgggtgcttAGTTGCTGGTCAGGGTCAAACCATGACACAAACACTATCTAATACATCAGCAATGCATGTTTAAAGTGTCTGATTTGCTTGATGTAGGAATACTCAGTGGGGAATCTTACTTGTCTGCACGTGC
It contains:
- the SRFBP1 gene encoding serum response factor-binding protein 1 isoform X5, giving the protein MRKQLTAIPTLYFIMITEISSFQLYLSPWANEIAGLSCSSFKISGKGQKEIKPDEVTRLALRTEVDFESVCRKPNCTATERAIARLATHPTLKPRFVELKAAVKAFKDARKDPDKATPLKKTMSEEEPKSAQHFNSNLDEQALKLAQKQQRCEHKMKNSMKIETDGVAEEPCESESEQKIVKMERAYVPEESSFQAVETQAVGQNKAGRKFGYQTRKENTSSNKLNAIKINDDRDQEHPNEEEYFDDSTEERFYNQSSDSDSDSNDDFFIGKVKRKKKIAAVSDLPSAKAEDRLQKNTVKKENNTAPRAEQDLIVEEGKAHAKASKLESVFCSSLSASNQKSQKRRNTKDQPYKNGRTALYKKEPQLKKQLFAKAAGIKCDNKKAFLEQPLHPSWEASKRRREQVSQITAFQGKKVKFDD
- the SRFBP1 gene encoding serum response factor-binding protein 1 isoform X4, with the protein product MAPVLNLNNEVVKMRKDVKKARVLTIRKLTRHIRKLKLKKGSEDLKLKNQKRVDRLIEEIHAMKEIKPDEVTRLALRTEVDFESVCRKPNCTATERAIARLATHPTLKPRFVELKAAVKAFKDARKDPDKATPLKKTMSEEEPKSAQHFNSNLDEQALKLAQKQQRCEHKMKNSMKIETDGVAEEPCESESEQKIVKMERAYVPEESSFQAVETQAVGQNKAGRKFGYQTRKENTSSNKLNAIKINDDRDQEHPNEEEYFDDSTEERFYNQSSDSDSDSNDDFFIGKVKRKKKIAAVSDLPSAKAEDRLQKNTVKKENNTAPRAEQDLIVEEGKAHAKASKLESVFCSSLSASNQKSQKRRNTKDQPYKNGRTALYKKEPQLKKQLFAKAAGIKCDNKKAFLEQPLHPSWEASKRRREQVSQITAFQGKKVKFDD
- the SRFBP1 gene encoding serum response factor-binding protein 1 isoform X3; its protein translation is MRKDVKKARVLTIRKLTRHIRKLKLKKGSEDLKLKNQKRVDRLIEEIHAMKISSFQLYLSPWANEIAGLSCSSFKISGKGQKEIKPDEVTRLALRTEVDFESVCRKPNCTATERAIARLATHPTLKPRFVELKAAVKAFKDARKDPDKATPLKKTMSEEEPKSAQHFNSNLDEQALKLAQKQQRCEHKMKNSMKIETDGVAEEPCESESEQKIVKMERAYVPEESSFQAVETQAVGQNKAGRKFGYQTRKENTSSNKLNAIKINDDRDQEHPNEEEYFDDSTEERFYNQSSDSDSDSNDDFFIGKVKRKKKIAAVSDLPSAKAEDRLQKNTVKKENNTAPRAEQDLIVEEGKAHAKASKLESVFCSSLSASNQKSQKRRNTKDQPYKNGRTALYKKEPQLKKQLFAKAAGIKCDNKKAFLEQPLHPSWEASKRRREQVSQITAFQGKKVKFDD
- the SRFBP1 gene encoding serum response factor-binding protein 1 isoform X1 → MAPVLNLNNEVVKMRKDVKKARVLTIRKLTRHIRKLKLKKGSEDLKLKNQKRVDRLIEEIHAMKISSFQLYLSPWANEIAGLSCSSFKISGKGQKEIKPDEVTRLALRTEVDFESVCRKPNCTATERAIARLATHPTLKPRFVELKAAVKAFKDARKDPDKATPLKKTMSEEEPKSAQHFNSNLDEQALKLAQKQQRCEHKMKNSMKIETDGVAEEPCESESEQKIVKMERAYVPEESSFQAVETQAVGQNKAGRKFGYQTRKENTSSNKLNAIKINDDRDQEHPNEEEYFDDSTEERFYNQSSDSDSDSNDDFFIGKVKRKKKIAAVSDLPSAKAEDRLQKNTVKKENNTAPRAEQDLIVEEGKAHAKASKLESVFCSSLSASNQKSQKRRNTKDQPYKNGRTALYKKEPQLKKQLFAKAAGIKCDNKKAFLEQPLHPSWEASKRRREQVSQITAFQGKKVKFDD
- the SRFBP1 gene encoding serum response factor-binding protein 1 isoform X2, with product MGVKICLTKVVKMRKDVKKARVLTIRKLTRHIRKLKLKKGSEDLKLKNQKRVDRLIEEIHAMKISSFQLYLSPWANEIAGLSCSSFKISGKGQKEIKPDEVTRLALRTEVDFESVCRKPNCTATERAIARLATHPTLKPRFVELKAAVKAFKDARKDPDKATPLKKTMSEEEPKSAQHFNSNLDEQALKLAQKQQRCEHKMKNSMKIETDGVAEEPCESESEQKIVKMERAYVPEESSFQAVETQAVGQNKAGRKFGYQTRKENTSSNKLNAIKINDDRDQEHPNEEEYFDDSTEERFYNQSSDSDSDSNDDFFIGKVKRKKKIAAVSDLPSAKAEDRLQKNTVKKENNTAPRAEQDLIVEEGKAHAKASKLESVFCSSLSASNQKSQKRRNTKDQPYKNGRTALYKKEPQLKKQLFAKAAGIKCDNKKAFLEQPLHPSWEASKRRREQVSQITAFQGKKVKFDD